A segment of the Lolium perenne isolate Kyuss_39 chromosome 3, Kyuss_2.0, whole genome shotgun sequence genome:
ACAAACCTCATTATTTTGGTACCACAGGAGGCTAGCCAGATGTGAGGTAGATGACAGATAATTCAGAGTAAAAATGTATAAAATGTAATAAAAAAATACACACTGCTCATGTGCAAGTTGACAAGTTGTGACCAATATATTGTATAATAAAAAACTTGGTATCGGACACGTTAAGACTTGACACAATACATCATCGATACATACAAAAAAAAAGCAAGGATGTAACTTGCCAGCTACACTCCCATTTTTCCTTTTTACTTCCTCTGGTGGTCATCTGCTCCCTCGGCATCCAAGGATGTAATGCCTGCGTTAAAATGGATTACTTGCACCTTGCAACTGAGAAAAGAGTGATAGAAGGGAGAGCATGATCACTGTCAAATAATGAATGGACAACTTGATCAATCGTTGATGTCTCCTTTTAAGGTTGTACCTCAAAATGATTGGGTAGCAAGCTAGATTTTATAGGAAATCTGAAGGTTTTGTGATAATTTTAAAATCCTTTGAGAAACTGAACAACCCAACCAATCATGAATACTTCAGAGTTGCTGCACTGACCATCTGATGAAATAACATCTGATGAAGTAACAGTGCAAGCTTTCATATTTGACAGGTGAAGATAGCTCTTTTCtttttatgtttaccatgaaaGAATGGGCCACATAATTTTGTCAATATAAGCGCAGTTGAGTGGCAATGCTAACTGGAAATCTATGTATCCTAGTCTAGAATGCGAAGAGATTTAAAAGGAGCCGTGCAGATTTAACAGCCTGGCAGGTGAAGGCCGGGCGAGTGACGCGGACCAAATTGCCTTCCCAACCGCAGCGTTACTACCACGCACCTCGGCTTCGAGAAGGCTGCCGGCGCCTACGCGGCATACTCCAAGCCAGGAGCGGAATAAGGGCGTTGACGGGTCGGCGCAGTTCTACTACGGCTCTCCAACGCACAGGGCTGGGCGCCGGTGTTCGACGTGCTGCGCCTCTTCCCGGACGACGGGTGCTCGTACCCGACGGTCTGCGGCGCGTACGGCGTGTGCACGGACGCGCAGTGCAGCTGCCCCGACGCGGCCAACTTCCGCCCGGTGGACTTCCGGAGGCCCAACCGCGGCTGCGTCCCAGCAGCAACGCCGGCGACGTCGTGCGGCTCGTCACGGCGGCAGGGCACGCAGCACCGGCTGGTGTCGCTGCGGGACACGGGGTACTTCAACGACCACGCCACGAGCATGCGGGCCGTGGAGAGGGTGAGCGAGGAGGCGTGCAAGAAGGCATGCCTGGACGACTGCAAGTGCGCGGCGGCGCAGTTCTACTACGGCCCCGACGCCGGCGACGGGTTCTGCTACCTGCAGTCGGAGGTGTTGTCGATGCAGACGCTGCAGCCGGAGCTCGTGCACTACAACTCCACCATGCACATCAAGGTGCAGGCCAAATCGGCCAGGTCTTGACTCTTGATCACCATAATTACAAGGTCTTTGTGAAACAACACGAATAAAATTCTGGGCTATATGTACAAATTGCAACATTGCCACTGATGAAAATAATGACACGAAATCTTTTCACCATTCGCTGTTTATTGAGCACCTCCTCACAGACATATGTGACTTCAGAGAAGCACCACTATTGCTGCATCTTGCAGATCCACGCATCAAAGAGGGCCTTGGCCGTTTTAAGAGCGGAGTTTTCCTCTTTATTGTCACCGTCAGCAGAACGCGGAGTCAGAGCACCTCGGTGTCCTCCAGCGGCAGGATGGAAGATCCAGCTTCGGCAAATCTCACAACCGCGAACAGGTGCTGTTTCAGAATCAGCTGCACCAAAGAAGCCAGCGTCAAAAAAACAAAATGCCTATGAATGAATCACTATTCAGAAGGAGGACTTCTGAAAACCAACACACCTGGGTC
Coding sequences within it:
- the LOC127340470 gene encoding uncharacterized protein, with protein sequence MIVGAVALCCCLLLAGGGVRAQPFDYPTASVPATQANMDAALPHHGRHAAPGRVSAAGHGVLQRPRHEHAGRGEVLLRLSNAQGWAPVFDVLRLFPDDGCSYPTVCGAYGVCTDAQCSCPDAANFRPVDFRRPNRGCVPAATPATSCGSSRRQGTQHRLVSLRDTGYFNDHATSMRAVERVSEEACKKACLDDCKCAAAQFYYGPDAGDGFCYLQSEVLSMQTLQPELVHYNSTMHIKVQAKSARS